In Strigops habroptila isolate Jane chromosome 2, bStrHab1.2.pri, whole genome shotgun sequence, one genomic interval encodes:
- the TMPRSS3 gene encoding transmembrane protease serine 3 produces MTSQEEAQETNPTTGSLEIISITEDEPPVPEIQFSFKRFFCIPQAKVDPTADGSGDIEPPSMCHVFMSLKYFPYICGLFLAVILAVAIGLGVQYKCIGKFRCRSSFKCIQKSARCNGVFNCKEGEDEYRCVRLSGKKAVLQVFTSGSWRTVCSDDWKAEYGNTTCKHLGFSSYVSSGYLPVTAVEKQFQRHFVSLSDWSSADQATSLHNATNLREECTSGSVIILKCLVCGTRASYRPRIVGGNASSPQQWPWQVSLQFHGQHLCGGSVITPRWIITAAHCVYDLYLPKLWSVQVGFVTQQDTQVHPYSVEKIIYHRNYKPKTMGNDIALMKLAAPLALNGHIEPICLPNFGEQFPEGKMCWVSGWGATVEGGDTSETMNYAGVPLISNTICNHRDVYGGIITSSMLCAGFLKGGVDTCQGDSGGPLACEDRSIWKLVGTTSFGVGCAEKNKPGVYSRTTSFLDWIHEQMEREELQT; encoded by the exons aTGACTTCTCAGGAAGAG GCACAAGAGACAAATCCCACTACTGGAAGTCTTGAAATCATCTCTATTACAGAAGATGAACCACCAGTcccagaaatacagttttccttcaaaagatttttctgcatACCACAAGCAAAAGTGGACCCTACTGCAGATGGATCTG GAGATATCGAACCACCTTCGATGTGCCATGTTTTTATGTCCCTGAAATACTTTCCATATATCTGTGGTTTATTCCTTGCAGTAATCCTAGCAGTTGCCATTGGCCTGGGTG TCCAATACAAGTGCATTGGGAAGTTTCGCTGCAGATCATCCTTTAAGTGTATCCAGAAATCAGCCAGGTGCAATGGTGTCTTCAACTGTAAAGAAGGGGAGGATGAGTACAGATGTG TCAGGTTGAGTGGCAAGAAAGCAGTGCTGCAAGTGTTCACTTCTGGATCCTGGCGAACGGTCTGCTCTGATGACTGGAAAGCAGAGTATGGAAATACTACCTGCAAACACCTGGGTTTCTCAAG TTACGTGAGCTCAGGTTACCTGCCCGTGACTGCTGttgaaaaacagtttcaaagacattttgtaTCCCTCAGCGATTGGTCATCGGCTGATCAAGCAACATCCCTGCACAATGCAACAAACCTCAG AGAGGAATGCACTTCTGGCAGTGTGATCATCTTAAAATGTTTGG TGTGCGGGACACGGGCCAGCTACAGGCCGCGGATCGTCGGGGGCAATGCGTCCTCCCCCCAGCAGTGGCCCTGGCAGGTCAGCCTACAGTTCCACGGGCAGCACCTCTGTGGAGGGTCCGTCATCACCCCGCGCTGGATCATCACGGCTGCCCACTGTGTCTACGA TCTGTACTTGCCGAAGTTGTGGAGTGTGCAGGTTGGTTTCGTGACTCAGCAAGACACCCAGGTTCACCCatattcagtggaaaaaattaTATACCATCGAAATTATAAACCCAAGACAATGGGAAATGATATAGCACTGATGAAACTGGCAGCACCACTTGCTCTCAATG gtcACATAGAGCCAATTTGTCTGCCCAATTTTGGTGAACAGTTCCCAGAAGGGAAAATGTGCTGGGTATCAGGATGGGGAGCAACTGTGGAAGGAG GTGATACATCTGAGACCATGAATTATGCAGGTGTTCCTCTGATTTCTAATACAATTTGCAACCACAGGGATGTCTATGGAGGGATCATAACTTCTTCAATGCTTTGTGCCGGTTTCCTAAAGGGAGGGGTAGACACGTGCCAG GGAGACAGTGGGGGCCCTTTAGCATGTGAAGATAGGAGCATCTGGAAGTTGGTGGGGACCACCAGTTTTGGAGTGGGCTGTGCGGAAAAGAACAAGCCAGGTGTCTACAGCCGAACCACCTCGTTCCTGGACTGGATACACGAACAGATGGAG AGAGAAGAATTGCAGACCTGA